One window of Mangrovibacterium diazotrophicum genomic DNA carries:
- a CDS encoding DUF2461 domain-containing protein, protein MQTLLQFLNELKENNNKEWFNENRKAYDASKEQMLFFTEIMIQELRKMDSEIPALSAKDCLFRIFRDVRFSNDKSPYKTNMGSFIAPGGRKSDLAGYYVHFEPGASFIGGGVWCPAADVLRAIRMEIYEHPDGFKEVLYDGDFKEYFTEIMGEKLKTAPKGFDKEFEDIDLLRYKSYAFGYSLTDEQVLSADLVELAVSVFRQLSHMNRFLNDAIEKRR, encoded by the coding sequence ATGCAAACACTCCTTCAATTTTTGAACGAACTCAAAGAGAATAACAACAAAGAATGGTTCAATGAAAACCGGAAAGCTTATGATGCGAGTAAAGAGCAGATGTTGTTTTTTACCGAGATCATGATTCAGGAACTGCGAAAGATGGATTCTGAAATTCCTGCCTTGAGCGCGAAGGACTGCCTTTTCCGTATTTTTCGCGATGTACGTTTCTCGAATGACAAAAGCCCGTACAAAACCAACATGGGTAGTTTCATTGCTCCCGGAGGACGAAAAAGCGACCTAGCCGGTTATTATGTGCACTTTGAGCCAGGAGCTTCGTTTATCGGAGGCGGGGTTTGGTGTCCGGCAGCCGATGTTTTAAGAGCGATTCGCATGGAGATTTATGAGCATCCCGATGGTTTCAAGGAAGTGCTGTATGACGGTGACTTTAAAGAATACTTCACAGAGATCATGGGTGAAAAATTGAAGACTGCACCAAAAGGCTTCGATAAGGAATTTGAAGATATCGATTTGCTGCGCTACAAATCGTACGCTTTTGGTTATTCACTCACCGATGAGCAGGTTTTGTCGGCTGATTTGGTCGAGCTCGCCGTATCTGTTTTCCGACAACTGAGCCACATGAACCGTTTTCTGAATGATGCCATCGAAAAACGGCGGTAA
- a CDS encoding efflux RND transporter periplasmic adaptor subunit, with product MKTNTPYIMKKINLLFIAGIGLLMASCSGTPDNSPEAKRKQLAQYKSEVQALEEKITALEDELDEMSDIEYVNIKTTEAQPQLFEHFIEVTGKVEADQEVNVSPEGSGIITDILVSEGQYVTKGTTLATLNTDMLDKSIAEARISLDLANTTFERQQNLWDQKIGSEMQYLQAKTSKESQESRLESLLAQKEMAEVKAPVDGTVDVIFQKRGEIAGPQIPFAKVVNIKKIKIYGDVAESYLTKVDKNEEVFIDFPAIGRQAKSRIEQIGNYIDPNNRTFRVRVDLSNPDNLIKPNMISILKIRDYVADSAIVIPSLLIKHDFKGEYTFIVDASGDVKKAKKVYIKSGVSNNNMTEVTEGIEPGMTIISEGFDQVIDGTPVAY from the coding sequence ATGAAAACAAATACACCTTACATCATGAAAAAAATTAACCTGCTGTTTATTGCCGGCATCGGCCTGCTCATGGCTTCCTGCTCGGGAACGCCCGATAACAGCCCCGAAGCCAAACGCAAACAACTGGCTCAATATAAAAGCGAAGTTCAGGCGCTGGAAGAAAAAATTACCGCATTGGAGGACGAGCTTGATGAGATGAGCGATATTGAGTACGTCAACATTAAAACGACCGAAGCCCAGCCTCAGCTGTTCGAACACTTTATTGAAGTAACCGGTAAAGTTGAAGCCGACCAGGAAGTGAACGTGAGCCCGGAAGGATCGGGAATTATTACCGACATTCTGGTTAGCGAAGGTCAGTACGTGACTAAAGGAACCACTTTGGCCACCCTCAACACCGACATGCTCGACAAAAGTATTGCTGAAGCCCGCATCAGCCTCGACCTGGCAAATACCACGTTCGAACGTCAGCAAAACTTGTGGGACCAGAAGATTGGTTCGGAAATGCAATACCTGCAGGCGAAAACCAGCAAGGAATCACAGGAAAGCCGTCTGGAAAGCCTGTTAGCCCAAAAGGAAATGGCCGAAGTGAAAGCTCCGGTTGACGGAACTGTGGATGTGATCTTCCAGAAGCGTGGCGAGATCGCAGGTCCTCAAATTCCGTTTGCCAAAGTAGTCAACATTAAAAAGATCAAAATTTATGGTGATGTTGCCGAATCATACCTGACCAAAGTAGATAAAAACGAAGAAGTGTTTATCGACTTTCCGGCCATCGGTCGCCAGGCAAAATCGAGAATTGAGCAGATCGGAAATTACATCGATCCGAATAACCGGACTTTCCGTGTTCGCGTTGACCTGAGCAACCCGGATAACCTGATCAAGCCAAATATGATTTCAATCCTGAAAATACGCGACTATGTGGCTGATTCTGCCATTGTTATTCCTTCGCTGTTGATCAAGCATGATTTCAAGGGCGAATACACGTTCATTGTTGATGCTTCCGGCGACGTAAAAAAAGCGAAGAAAGTCTACATAAAATCAGGCGTTTCGAACAACAATATGACTGAAGTAACCGAAGGCATTGAGCCCGGCATGACCATTATTTCTGAAGGTTTCGACCAGGTAATCGATGGTACACCCGTTGCCTACTAA
- a CDS encoding aspartate-semialdehyde dehydrogenase: MKVAIVGASGAVGQEFLNVLAERNFPLDELVLFGSARSAGTEYEFKGKKLTVKELKHNDDFKDIDIALTSAGASISKDFASTITKYGAVMIDNSSAFRYDDDVPLVVPEVNPEDALVRPRNIIANPNCSTIQMVVALKPINDLSKITKVQVATYQAASGAGAQGIAELEEQTRQIATGEEPKVDKFAYQLAMNIIPHIDVFLDNDYTKEEMKMNWETKKIMHTDAEVSATCVRVPVARSHSEAIWLETEEALSVEQVRDAFEKFEGLTVIDKPQNKEYPMPLFVAGKDDVYVGRLRKDITNPKGLTFWCVGDQIKKGAALNAVQIAEWLIKTGNLK; this comes from the coding sequence ATGAAAGTTGCAATTGTTGGTGCAAGTGGAGCGGTTGGACAGGAGTTTTTGAACGTACTGGCTGAACGGAATTTCCCGCTCGATGAGTTAGTTTTATTTGGATCGGCCAGAAGTGCCGGAACAGAATACGAATTTAAAGGCAAGAAACTAACTGTCAAGGAATTGAAGCACAACGACGATTTCAAAGATATTGATATTGCATTGACCTCTGCCGGAGCTTCAATCTCGAAAGACTTTGCGTCAACGATTACCAAATACGGAGCAGTCATGATCGACAACTCCAGCGCTTTCCGTTATGACGACGACGTTCCATTGGTTGTTCCTGAAGTAAACCCGGAAGATGCTTTGGTGCGCCCACGCAACATTATTGCCAACCCAAACTGCTCGACAATTCAAATGGTTGTTGCGTTGAAACCAATCAACGATTTGTCGAAAATTACCAAAGTGCAGGTTGCTACATACCAGGCTGCAAGTGGTGCAGGTGCGCAAGGTATTGCCGAACTGGAAGAACAAACCCGTCAGATTGCAACAGGTGAAGAACCGAAAGTTGACAAATTTGCTTACCAGTTGGCAATGAATATCATTCCTCACATCGACGTTTTCCTGGATAACGACTATACTAAAGAGGAAATGAAGATGAACTGGGAAACCAAAAAGATTATGCACACCGATGCTGAAGTAAGCGCCACTTGTGTGCGTGTTCCGGTTGCCCGTTCACACTCTGAAGCTATTTGGCTGGAAACGGAAGAAGCGTTGAGCGTTGAGCAAGTACGCGATGCATTCGAAAAATTTGAAGGCTTGACCGTTATCGACAAACCGCAAAACAAAGAATACCCAATGCCTTTGTTTGTGGCTGGTAAAGATGATGTATATGTTGGTCGTTTGCGCAAAGACATCACGAATCCAAAAGGGTTGACTTTTTGGTGTGTTGGCGACCAAATTAAAAAGGGTGCTGCACTGAATGCCGTTCAAATTGCCGAGTGGCTGATCAAGACAGGAAATCTGAAATAA
- a CDS encoding TolC family protein, giving the protein MKTRVRQTILILFMLITVGSASAQDTLRFSLPEAKDYAMQNSYVIRNSSLDVDAARKKVWETIATGLPQVSGSASYTNYLNLPVSLIPAEFVGGNPGEYFEVTFGQKFNSDFGFTVDQLLFDGSYIVGVSSAKLYLQLSDQAKEKSEIEIRHAVEQAYYGALIARENLQVLQENLLNNEKQFTDTKALYENGFVEEQDLDQLKLIVQNSENAIIKAEREIRVAEMVLKYTMGVDVTTPIALSDNLTDFISPLLLEEEDTTVFDLTTHIDYRIVDSQRLSQIKLLKLEQSAYLPRLSAFYSWNKTSYGNSWNLFKSNVAWYPSSMWGLNLSVPIFSAGNKAAKVKQARIELEKSENDQRLAAQTLQKDYLTAIADLESAVDQFNNTADNKELAKRIFDKSQIKYNNGITTSSDLAVTEAQFITAQSNWVNSAMQLFTAKINYDKAIGK; this is encoded by the coding sequence ATGAAAACTAGAGTACGACAAACAATCCTGATTTTGTTCATGCTCATTACCGTGGGAAGCGCTTCAGCGCAGGATACCCTGCGGTTTTCGCTGCCCGAGGCTAAGGATTATGCCATGCAAAACTCGTACGTCATCCGCAACAGCTCGCTCGACGTGGATGCAGCCCGTAAAAAGGTGTGGGAAACCATTGCTACCGGTCTGCCGCAGGTATCCGGTTCAGCAAGCTACACGAACTATCTGAACCTACCGGTTTCGTTGATCCCTGCCGAATTTGTCGGTGGAAACCCGGGCGAGTATTTCGAAGTAACTTTCGGCCAGAAATTCAATTCCGACTTCGGCTTCACTGTAGACCAACTCTTGTTCGATGGTTCGTACATCGTTGGGGTGAGTTCTGCAAAGTTGTACCTGCAACTTTCTGATCAAGCCAAAGAAAAGAGCGAAATTGAAATTCGGCATGCGGTTGAGCAAGCCTACTACGGCGCTTTGATCGCACGCGAAAATCTTCAGGTTTTGCAGGAAAACCTGTTAAACAACGAAAAGCAATTTACCGACACCAAAGCATTGTACGAAAACGGATTCGTAGAAGAACAGGATCTCGACCAACTCAAGTTGATCGTTCAGAACTCGGAAAATGCAATCATCAAAGCGGAACGGGAAATCCGGGTGGCCGAAATGGTTCTGAAATACACCATGGGCGTCGATGTTACAACCCCCATCGCTTTAAGCGACAACCTGACTGATTTCATTAGCCCGCTATTGCTGGAAGAAGAAGACACCACTGTTTTCGACCTAACCACACACATCGACTACCGGATTGTAGATTCGCAACGACTGAGTCAAATCAAATTACTGAAACTGGAGCAGTCTGCTTATCTGCCAAGACTGAGCGCCTTTTACAGTTGGAACAAAACATCCTACGGGAACAGCTGGAACCTGTTTAAAAGCAACGTCGCCTGGTACCCGTCTTCCATGTGGGGTTTAAACCTTTCTGTTCCTATTTTTTCTGCAGGCAATAAAGCGGCAAAAGTAAAACAAGCACGAATTGAACTGGAGAAATCGGAGAATGATCAACGATTGGCAGCTCAAACACTGCAGAAAGACTATCTAACCGCAATTGCCGACCTGGAGAGCGCTGTTGACCAGTTCAACAACACAGCGGACAACAAAGAGCTGGCAAAACGGATCTTCGACAAGTCGCAGATCAAATACAACAACGGGATCACTACCAGCTCTGACCTGGCCGTAACCGAAGCCCAATTCATTACAGCCCAGTCGAACTGGGTAAACTCTGCCATGCAACTATTCACGGCAAAAATTAACTACGACAAAGCAATTGGAAAGTAA
- a CDS encoding efflux RND transporter permease subunit: MSKDKENKADNSEHITRKFRPTYLAIKNKTTVYILTALLVFFGIFSYNQMPRELFPEIVVPYIFVQTIYPGNSPVDIENFITRPIEKELKGMQGIKKVSSASYQDVSIIIVEFNTDVDVKQALQDTKDRVDKANSELPDDLDADPLVQDLDFSEFPIMNVNLSGDFSLRELRKFAETLQDEFEGLNEVSEATLKGVDEREIQINVDPYKLEASGMSFQDVATAIQVENVTMGAGEFTSDETRRVIRTQADYTNMDQIANTIIKVNGGKPVYIRDIATVVDGYKERSTISRLDEKPVVTLSITKKSGQNILSATEKVRNLIEEHQKSGYLPSNLDVRITDDNSYYIRNQIANLENSIILGMLLVIFVLFLFLGFRNALFSGLSIPMSMFLSFVILQQMGISLNNMVLFSLILALGMLVDNSIVVVENVYRLHSHGYSALTATKRGVSEIAFPIISSTLTTLAAFFPLIFWKGIMGEFMKILPQTLIIVLASSLFVALVLTPPFIAGFMKIEDINRKANVKKGLRNAAILVALSLPFYLLKIFWMGNIIVTVALLILLNIFVLRGTARWFQNKFLVWLENFYENQLKFALTGKKPLIYFFGTILLMFLSIGFYFASNPHVVFFPSTEPQTVYVTSELPLGSSIDKTDEVTRRVETIVNKTLKPYMHVVKSVTTNVGNGKGDMFENSTAPNKSLISISFEEFKLRDGISTTDVMAQLAKDLKGFVGAKIYVEKEDDGPPVGAPISIEVSGDKFDQLLHITDDVINRIDADRIPGIEGLKLNINTNQPEMLVRIDREKARLYKLSTTEIALALRYALYGYDVGDYKDGEDEYDIFIRFDEKYRNNVSTLMNQVIQNDGNKIPISAVASFEYSSTYDKINRIDNKRTITISSNVLQGFNANEINARIRQVLSNYEIPRGYSISYTGEQQEQEESSNFLMMALLIALASITLILVTQFNSFIRPLIIMTTVLFSTIGVFLGLGVFHMDFVVIMTGIGIISLAGIVVNNGIVLVDYIDLLRQRRREELGLSEKAFLSIHDEIHCIVQAGKTRLRPVLLTAITTVLGLVPLAVGLNFDFFTLYTDFNPDFSIGGETVAFWGPMSWTVIFGLTFATFLTLIISPVMYMLTIRINYQVKKLLGMLPQDSMRSKNEIEE, from the coding sequence ATGTCCAAGGATAAAGAAAATAAAGCTGACAACAGTGAACACATAACCAGGAAGTTCAGACCGACATACCTGGCGATTAAGAATAAAACGACTGTTTATATTCTGACTGCACTGTTGGTGTTTTTCGGGATTTTCTCGTACAACCAAATGCCCCGCGAGCTTTTCCCCGAAATTGTGGTACCCTACATTTTTGTGCAAACCATCTACCCCGGGAACTCTCCGGTGGATATTGAAAACTTTATTACGCGCCCCATTGAGAAAGAGCTGAAAGGCATGCAGGGGATTAAAAAAGTTTCGTCGGCCTCGTACCAGGATGTCAGTATTATCATCGTCGAATTCAATACCGATGTCGACGTGAAACAGGCTCTGCAGGACACAAAAGACCGGGTTGACAAAGCCAACTCGGAACTTCCGGATGACCTCGATGCAGATCCACTGGTGCAGGACCTCGACTTTTCGGAGTTCCCGATTATGAACGTCAACCTGAGTGGTGACTTCAGCCTGCGCGAACTGCGTAAATTTGCAGAAACGCTACAGGATGAGTTTGAAGGACTGAACGAAGTCTCGGAAGCTACTCTGAAGGGGGTTGATGAACGTGAAATTCAAATCAACGTTGACCCGTACAAACTGGAAGCCAGCGGCATGAGCTTTCAGGACGTGGCAACCGCCATACAGGTTGAAAACGTGACAATGGGTGCCGGCGAGTTCACATCCGACGAGACCCGCCGCGTGATACGTACGCAAGCCGACTACACCAACATGGATCAGATTGCCAATACCATCATCAAAGTGAATGGTGGCAAACCGGTTTACATTCGCGATATTGCTACGGTTGTAGATGGCTACAAGGAAAGATCAACCATTTCGCGCCTTGACGAAAAGCCGGTAGTCACCCTGTCGATTACCAAGAAGAGCGGACAGAACATTTTATCGGCAACCGAGAAAGTACGCAACCTCATCGAGGAACATCAAAAAAGCGGATACCTCCCCTCAAACCTCGATGTCCGTATTACCGACGATAATTCATACTACATCCGAAACCAAATAGCGAACCTCGAAAACAGTATCATCTTAGGAATGCTGCTCGTAATTTTCGTGCTGTTCCTGTTCCTTGGTTTCCGCAACGCCTTGTTCTCGGGCTTGTCCATCCCCATGTCCATGTTCCTGTCGTTTGTCATTTTGCAGCAAATGGGAATTTCACTGAACAACATGGTGCTTTTCAGCTTGATACTTGCGCTGGGGATGTTGGTGGATAACTCCATTGTGGTGGTCGAAAACGTTTACCGGCTCCACTCGCACGGCTATTCTGCCCTTACGGCAACCAAACGCGGGGTCAGCGAAATTGCCTTCCCGATTATTTCGTCAACCCTGACAACACTCGCGGCCTTCTTCCCGCTGATCTTCTGGAAAGGGATTATGGGTGAGTTCATGAAAATCTTGCCGCAAACGCTGATCATCGTACTCGCCTCATCATTGTTTGTGGCGCTGGTACTGACTCCGCCGTTTATTGCCGGGTTCATGAAAATCGAAGACATCAACCGCAAGGCCAATGTGAAAAAAGGCCTGCGCAATGCAGCTATTCTTGTTGCTCTGTCGCTACCATTCTACCTGTTGAAGATATTCTGGATGGGCAACATCATTGTAACAGTTGCGCTACTTATTCTACTCAACATTTTTGTACTGCGAGGCACCGCCCGCTGGTTCCAGAATAAATTTCTGGTTTGGCTGGAAAACTTCTATGAGAACCAACTCAAATTTGCTTTGACCGGCAAGAAACCCTTGATCTATTTCTTCGGAACTATCCTGTTGATGTTCCTGTCAATCGGTTTTTATTTTGCGTCGAACCCTCATGTTGTTTTCTTCCCTTCAACTGAACCGCAAACGGTTTATGTGACCTCCGAGTTGCCACTGGGAAGTTCGATCGACAAAACCGACGAAGTGACTCGTCGCGTGGAAACGATCGTGAATAAAACCCTGAAACCATACATGCACGTTGTGAAGTCGGTGACAACGAACGTGGGTAACGGGAAGGGAGACATGTTTGAAAACTCGACTGCTCCGAATAAATCGCTCATTTCCATTTCGTTTGAGGAATTCAAACTACGTGATGGCATTAGTACAACCGATGTCATGGCTCAGCTGGCAAAAGACCTGAAAGGCTTTGTCGGAGCAAAAATTTATGTCGAAAAAGAAGACGACGGACCACCGGTTGGAGCTCCGATTAGCATCGAAGTTTCGGGCGATAAATTCGACCAGCTTCTGCACATTACCGACGACGTTATTAACCGGATTGATGCTGACCGTATTCCCGGTATCGAGGGGTTGAAACTCAACATCAATACCAACCAACCCGAAATGTTAGTTCGCATTGACCGTGAGAAAGCTCGTTTGTACAAACTTTCGACGACTGAAATTGCGTTGGCCTTGCGTTATGCGCTTTACGGATACGATGTGGGCGACTATAAGGACGGCGAAGATGAATACGATATTTTCATCCGCTTTGATGAAAAATACCGGAATAATGTTTCGACCCTGATGAACCAGGTGATTCAAAACGACGGCAACAAAATTCCGATCTCAGCAGTAGCTTCTTTCGAATACTCTTCGACCTATGATAAAATTAACCGAATCGACAACAAGCGGACAATTACGATTTCGTCGAACGTGTTGCAAGGTTTTAATGCCAACGAGATTAACGCTCGCATCCGGCAGGTACTTTCAAACTATGAAATACCTCGGGGATATTCTATAAGTTATACCGGTGAGCAACAGGAGCAGGAAGAAAGCAGCAACTTCCTGATGATGGCACTGCTGATCGCTTTGGCGTCCATCACACTGATCCTGGTGACCCAGTTCAACTCGTTCATCCGCCCGTTGATTATCATGACGACCGTACTCTTCAGCACCATCGGAGTATTCCTCGGGCTGGGAGTTTTCCATATGGACTTTGTGGTGATTATGACCGGTATCGGTATCATCTCGCTGGCGGGTATCGTGGTAAACAACGGTATTGTACTGGTCGACTACATCGACTTGCTGCGCCAGCGTCGCCGCGAAGAATTGGGCTTGTCGGAAAAGGCTTTCCTGAGCATCCACGACGAGATCCATTGCATTGTGCAAGCCGGCAAAACGCGTCTGCGCCCGGTATTGCTGACGGCAATTACGACGGTACTTGGATTGGTTCCCCTGGCTGTGGGTCTCAATTTCGACTTCTTCACTCTTTACACCGACTTCAACCCCGATTTCTCGATTGGTGGTGAAACAGTCGCTTTCTGGGGACCGATGTCGTGGACGGTTATCTTTGGGTTGACCTTTGCAACCTTCCTGACGCTGATCATTTCGCCGGTGATGTACATGCTGACGATTCGTATCAACTATCAGGTAAAAAAACTGCTGGGCATGTTGCCTCAGGATTCCATGCGTAGCAAAAACGAGATCGAAGAATAG
- a CDS encoding 2-C-methyl-D-erythritol 4-phosphate cytidylyltransferase: MEKFALIVAGGSGTRMGAEIPKQFIPVCGKPILMHTLEQFYNYDSSMQLVLVLPSNQFAVWEKLCRENNFQLTHQLVAGGNTRFQSVKNGLDTLPENGIVFIHDGVRPLVSQQTIANCEETTLAKGNALPVMPVVESLRELTPEASKHTDRSRFRLVQTPQTFKLDLIKKAFKQEESPLFTDDASVCESMGETIKLVEGNPENIKITRPFDLKIAEFLLPSICGK; encoded by the coding sequence ATGGAAAAGTTTGCATTAATCGTAGCCGGCGGAAGCGGAACCCGAATGGGTGCCGAAATCCCCAAACAATTTATTCCGGTGTGTGGAAAGCCAATTCTGATGCACACGCTGGAACAATTCTACAACTACGATTCGAGCATGCAGCTTGTCCTGGTGCTTCCCTCCAACCAGTTTGCCGTTTGGGAGAAACTTTGCCGGGAAAACAACTTTCAACTTACTCATCAACTGGTGGCTGGTGGAAACACTCGTTTCCAATCGGTCAAAAATGGCCTCGACACGCTACCCGAAAACGGAATTGTTTTTATCCACGACGGCGTTAGACCTTTGGTTTCGCAACAAACAATTGCGAACTGTGAAGAAACAACCCTTGCAAAAGGTAACGCGCTTCCGGTGATGCCAGTCGTAGAAAGTTTGCGAGAACTGACACCGGAAGCAAGCAAGCACACCGACCGAAGCCGTTTCAGGTTGGTTCAAACACCTCAAACTTTCAAACTGGACCTGATCAAAAAGGCATTCAAGCAAGAAGAATCCCCACTGTTTACGGACGATGCTTCTGTTTGCGAATCCATGGGCGAAACCATCAAGCTCGTAGAAGGAAACCCCGAGAACATTAAGATTACCCGTCCTTTTGACCTGAAGATCGCTGAATTTTTACTTCCCTCAATTTGCGGCAAATAA
- a CDS encoding T9SS type B sorting domain-containing protein, whose translation MKAKSWYFLLLGIILFTIDTYGRPIWFENFEIAEKGYWGDDDGLTIHADLSGITKWFLNVDNCSFTASNDYVKTVSTSGGRFEALDCDGEAVWTSEWIRISGESSVSCKLTTRETGSGKTETSKYIHVFYRLDDGPEQLFEINGISAGNWGEAVVEQTGLQGDSLQIVIRLNTSYASDKIIVDDILVESQEPPLLPENLAAAGDLLINEILFNPYPDCDDFVEVVNVSNKELRTDHLFIASRDSDGNLKQVNSFSAFADYLAPGAYLLLCEKPDSLPFIYPQNCAENFMSSELPSMPNDGGVVALVDDSLNVIDELIYDAKMHHPSIADEEGISLERRSVKLPTSEWENWTSAASVVGFATPGCPNSMLELDFQTNSVTFEPDVISPNNDGYNDFTNLHFELSEPEWLLNVLIFDVSGRLIDQPQKNVTIGQTADLNWQGQRSDGELLAAGIYVFYIELTNLRGERKVFRKSCTIVNKIM comes from the coding sequence ATGAAAGCGAAATCTTGGTATTTTCTTTTGCTGGGAATCATCTTGTTTACAATTGATACTTACGGAAGGCCAATTTGGTTTGAAAATTTTGAAATCGCAGAGAAAGGATATTGGGGAGACGATGATGGTTTGACGATTCATGCTGACTTATCCGGAATTACAAAATGGTTCCTCAATGTGGACAATTGCAGCTTCACAGCTTCCAACGATTATGTGAAAACAGTTTCGACTTCCGGTGGCCGGTTCGAAGCACTAGACTGCGATGGCGAGGCAGTCTGGACTTCCGAGTGGATCCGGATTTCTGGTGAAAGCAGTGTGAGCTGCAAATTGACGACCCGGGAAACCGGCAGTGGAAAGACTGAAACCAGTAAATACATTCATGTTTTTTATCGCCTGGACGACGGGCCCGAACAACTTTTCGAAATCAATGGAATCAGTGCCGGAAATTGGGGCGAGGCCGTGGTGGAGCAAACCGGTTTGCAGGGAGACTCGCTGCAAATCGTGATTCGCTTGAACACAAGTTATGCTTCCGATAAAATAATAGTCGACGATATTTTGGTCGAGTCGCAGGAACCGCCGCTTTTACCCGAGAATTTGGCAGCTGCAGGAGATTTGTTGATCAATGAAATTCTGTTTAATCCTTACCCTGATTGTGATGATTTTGTGGAGGTGGTGAATGTTTCGAATAAGGAGCTGCGTACCGATCACCTGTTTATCGCCTCACGAGATAGCGATGGAAACTTGAAACAAGTTAATTCGTTTTCGGCTTTTGCGGATTATTTGGCACCTGGTGCCTATTTATTGCTGTGCGAAAAACCGGACAGCCTGCCTTTTATTTACCCGCAAAACTGTGCAGAGAATTTTATGTCGAGTGAACTGCCATCGATGCCGAATGATGGTGGGGTAGTCGCGCTGGTGGATGACTCGCTGAATGTGATTGACGAGTTAATCTACGATGCAAAAATGCATCATCCTTCGATTGCCGATGAAGAAGGGATTTCGTTGGAACGGAGGTCTGTTAAGTTGCCAACGAGTGAATGGGAGAATTGGACATCCGCTGCGTCGGTTGTGGGTTTCGCGACGCCCGGCTGCCCGAATTCGATGCTCGAGCTCGATTTTCAGACAAACTCGGTGACCTTTGAGCCCGATGTTATTTCGCCGAATAATGATGGCTATAACGATTTCACGAATCTTCATTTCGAACTGTCAGAGCCGGAATGGTTGCTGAATGTGCTGATTTTTGATGTATCAGGACGATTGATCGATCAACCGCAAAAAAATGTAACAATCGGGCAAACTGCCGATCTAAATTGGCAAGGACAACGATCGGATGGCGAGCTGTTGGCTGCCGGGATTTACGTTTTCTATATCGAATTGACCAATTTGAGGGGAGAGCGCAAAGTATTCCGGAAAAGCTGCACGATCGTAAACAAGATTATGTAA
- a CDS encoding TetR/AcrR family transcriptional regulator translates to MNDDKKTYIIEKAAELFFKHGIKSVTLDEIAGQASISKKTIYNFFKDKEDLVDQLTNKYFLCSDHFRLEEGDDLNAIDQIIKIRDKVIQILSLLQSNIDYDLRRTYPRIYEKLKNFKRVTVYNNECLLLEKGKKEGLFRAELDQDFIAKMTVGRSLFILNPDNGLFDEKEAMSLELFDKTIDYHLHAICTPKGIEYYKQQLNNVQNEN, encoded by the coding sequence ATGAACGACGATAAGAAAACCTACATCATCGAAAAGGCAGCGGAACTCTTTTTCAAACACGGAATCAAGAGCGTTACTTTGGATGAGATCGCGGGACAAGCTAGCATTTCGAAAAAGACCATTTACAATTTTTTCAAAGACAAGGAAGACCTAGTCGATCAACTGACTAACAAGTATTTTCTTTGTAGCGACCACTTTCGACTGGAAGAAGGCGACGATTTAAACGCCATCGATCAAATCATTAAAATCCGCGACAAAGTGATCCAGATCCTGAGCCTTTTGCAAAGCAACATTGATTACGATTTGCGACGCACTTATCCCCGAATTTATGAGAAGCTCAAGAACTTCAAACGTGTTACCGTCTACAACAACGAGTGCTTACTACTGGAAAAAGGGAAAAAGGAAGGACTGTTCCGGGCGGAGCTAGATCAGGATTTTATCGCAAAAATGACAGTTGGTAGAAGTTTATTCATTTTAAACCCCGACAACGGTTTGTTCGACGAAAAGGAAGCGATGAGTCTCGAATTATTCGACAAAACAATTGATTACCATCTACATGCCATTTGCACCCCGAAAGGGATTGAATACTACAAACAACAATTAAACAATGTTCAAAATGAAAACTAG